Part of the Desulfurispira natronophila genome, CCGAGAGCGAGCCTGGATGGCGAGAAGCTTTTACCATGCCACTTTATATCTCCCGCCTTATAGGCTGCGAATAGTTACCATTTCTTTAAGCGCTTCTGAGCCTTACCGAGGCCCTTCATTTTGTCATGAGTACCAACATCAACATCTTTTTGATGTACCTTTTTTACGGTCTGGCTTTTTTTACCATTGGCGTAGCCGTGGTTTCCAAGTATCGCCGTCACAGCAAGCTGGAACTTTCCCGACTTTTGTGGCTGCTGGCGTCTTTTGGCTTTGTACATGCTTTGCACGAGTGGTCCGAGCTCTATCTTGTTCTTAAAGATTCGGAGGAGATGACGTATCAGCGCTTCTCCCTGCAGTTTTTTCCACAATTCTACATTACCCATGATTTGCAGATTCAGGGCATGGAGATTGTCAGCGCCGTTTTGCTGCTAGGCTCCTATCTGCTCCTGCTGGCCTTTGGGTTGGCGATTATCATAGTTATTTTCCCCCGTTGGTGGAAATGGCACGCCATGGTTCCCCTGGCCCTTTTCACCGGGTTTGTTATGGCCATATGGGTGACTGGCAAGGAACCTTTTTGCTGTAGTGGGCACCTAAGCTACATGACCCACTACGTGCGCCACTTTTTTGGTTTCCCGGGAGCGGCACTGGCAGGCATTGCCCTGATACTCTACTCCCGTCGGGTTCGTAATATCAGTGTTAATGGGGCCAGAAGTCTGGTAGTTACCGGTGTTACGTTAGTGGTCTATGGTGTGCTGACGGGTATTATTCCTTCCGGGACCGTAATTCCCACTTCAGTTGTGGATATTCGCATAGAAGTGCTGCGAGCCAGTTCGAGAGCTTCCAGGGCTGCGGGAACACCGTGCATGTGAGCTATAGAGCGAGTTGTTCCGGTTTCTGCAGTATGACACCTTCCGCAATCCTGGTAGTTTGCAATGATTTCATCACCAGAGTAGTGACTCGATGATACAGGATTATCATCAATATGACAGGTTAGGCAAGAGGTATCACCAGATAAAGGTGAGTTAAACGCGTAGTCCTCTTCCTGGTGACAGGCGGTGCAGTTCTGGACACCGGGGCTCAGCGGATAAGGACTCTCATCACTGGGACGATCAGTACGTCCAAAGGTCCAGTCGGGGAAGCGAACTTTCTGCCAGTCACTAGACTCGGCATAGGTCTCGCCAATACCGGCGTGGATGGTGTGGGTCATGGTCATCATGTCGATCACCTGCCAGCCGTCAACTTCTGCAGTAGAGTTGTAGGCTTCATAGGTGAAGTCGTTGTGGCAGCTGGTGCACAGTTGAGGGTCCTGGCGGCGGTTGCTGTGGTAGCTAAACTGGGTCTGACCGTTACCGTAATCGCCATGACAGTCAAGACAGGAGAGCAGGGTTTCTGCGCTGACTTGCTGGGGGATATCGGTTACATCATTGCCGGCTCCATCTACATAGGCTACTGCCGTAAAGCGCTCGTCCTGGCGGCTGGTAACGCCGATGCGGTAGGTGGCGTCATTGTCCCAGGCTGCGGCTGCTATGACGCCATCGACGATAGCGGATACATATTCCTGCAGCTCGCCTTCGTAGCGATCTACGGTGACATCGTCTAATACTTTCTTATCGGGACGAAGATGTGTCCAATGGGCACCTCCGGAAAGATCGGGAAGCGTATATTCGAACGTTCCGTTTTCCGATTCGATGGGATCGGGCCGCAGATTCGATGCCCGCACCACCGGTACATCGTTGTCCCGGGTGCGATTGCGCTGCAGCATGCTCACCCAGGAGTTGTCGTCTTCCGACCACTTGGCGATGGTGAACTCAACCTCTACCTCGTCGGTTATACCTTCAACGGTAAAGGCGACGGTGAATTCACCGTTGTCAGCGGTAACGCTGGTGATTTCGGCGCCAAGTGGTGCAGGGGCTTCATGGGCTGATGCCATGGAGATGTCAAACCCTTCCCCTGGAGTACCATCTGCACCCGGTAAACCATCTTCACCAGGAGCCCCTGGGGCACCGTCACTACCATCACTACCGCAGCCGGCAGTAAGTGCCAGGGCTGCCACGAGCAGCGCTATAAGCAAATAGCGCGACCAGCTTGTTAATTTGTCAAACATTTCCATTCTCTCCTTGCTTCGTGGTTAACGATCTCTGTTCCTCCATCACAAATAGCCATTAACTTTCAGCACCTCCTTTTGTCTTTTTTGAAGCCATGTACCTGCGGTCACAGGCGTGGCGTTGATTGTCCAGGTAAGCTACAAGCAAAAAATGCGCCAGCAGCGCAAGTGATGGAATAGCGTAAGTTGAGGGGAGTGTACTCGTGACCACCGAGGTAGTTCTGTTCAAATTCCGACGGTAACTTTAATGGCACCCGGTGCAAGTGGCGAAAACACACGGTCAGACGCTGCGTGGCTTGTGTTCAAAATCCGGCGCCGGTCATGCAGGCGCAAATAGTTTTTCAATTTCCGGCACTTAAAACTGGAGGTTAAAGGGGGAGACAGAAGACAGGAGAAATGTGTCCACGAAAAGCTCGAATGGTCACGAAAATGATTAAACGCTGCGATTTCATCGCCGAATACAACAGGCTGTTTTACTCGCAGGAGGGCTGGGAGTGCAGGGGAATGTCGGTGGTGCGCTCCCGCAGGGGCGGGGTGTGCAGGGAGATGACATTTATGCGGTAGAAAAGGTCTTCCCTGAATTTTTTGGCCTGAATGGCCTGGGTGAGATCCTGGTTGGTGGCGCAGATGATGCGGGTGTTGACGGCGATGGTGCGGGTGCCGCCGACGCGTTGAAAACTGCCCATTTCCAGCACGCGCAACAGGGCCACCTGGGTGGAAATGGGGATGTCGCCGATTTCATCAAGCAGGATGGTGCCGCCGTGGGCTTCTTCAAAAAAACCGGTTTTGCGGCTGCTGGCTCCGGTAAAGGCGCCTTTTTCGTGACCGAAGAGGGCGCTGTTAATAAGGGTTTCGGTCAGAGCGGCACAGTTGACGCGCACAAATGGTTTATCCTTGCGGGGGCTGCGGGTGTGGATGGCCTCAGCAATCAATTCTTTGCCGGTGCCGCTCTCACCGGTAATAAGTACGGTGGAATCGGTGCTGCTGACCTGGCGTATTTTGTCGTAGAGGGCAAACATGGCCTGGTCGCGCCCGATGAGGTTTTCAAAGCGAAAGGTCTGGCGATCCAGTTCGTTTGCCTGCTGCAGCAGGTGCTGATGCTGGGTAATCTTTTCCAGTTGCCGCACTACCATATCCATATCCAGGGGTTTGAGGATGTAGTCGTAGGCACCGGCTTTCATGGCTTCGACGGCCTTGGTGGCTGAGTCGACGCCGGTTACCAGCAGGACGAAGATATTGGGGTAGCGGGAGCGGATTTCACTGAGCAAGGCGATGCCATCCATGCGGGGCATCAGGAGATCGGTAAGTACGATGCGGGCCGGGAAGCTTTCCAGAGCTTCCAGTGCCTCATGGGCGCTGGTGGCGATGCGAACGCGAAAGCGTTCGTTGTCAGCCAGGGCACGACGAAAAAGGCTGCCGTAAGAGCGTTCGTCATCGACATAGAGTACTGGTACTGCTGATGGTTTGGCCACGTTGCTCCCTCGTTGCTTGAGTACTTTTTCCAAGTAATTGAAAGTAAGTAAGGCATTTTCCCTCTCGCAGAGCCGCTGAGAACGCAGGGGAATCTTGAACCATGAATAAACACGAGTGGGTACGAATGAAGGCGCAAGTTCCAAGACCTGTAGGGTGGATAAGCGAAGCGCATCCACCAGGCTTGTAGTCCAGCATTCATTTTCGTCGAATATCTATTCACGGTATCTGCAGTCAGTACTTACTGCCATGCGCTTCGTTTGACGACCACCCCGTTGCTTCGCGCCACCCCTCCAGCGGAGGGGAATTAGGGGGCGCGAGTGCCAATGCACCGTAAATGGTTACTCTTTGCACTCCCTGCGTCTCGAGTGAACAAAACGAACGAGCGAGAGGCTTTATAAGTCGTTTTGCTTCGCATGGTACTCCCAGGCACCGATCAGCAGATTGCGGATGGTTGCACGCAGTTGATTTGCCTGCCAGGGTTTATGCAGAAGCACGATGCGCCTTTCATCTTTCAGTGTGTTTCGTACACCGGACAGATCGGCAAAGCCGGAGAGGAGTATACACGAAACACGGGGGAACTGGGTAAGAGTACTCTGCAGAAATTCCAGACCATCCATGCCGGGCATGCGATAGTCGGATATCACCAGTGCTATAGGGTGCTGCTGCAGCACCTGCAGGCCGGATGCGGCATCGGGCGCTGTGTGCAGGATGTATGGTTCATCCTGCAGTTGACGGCGAATGGTGCGCAGGATGTTGCTTTCGTCATCAACACAGAGGATGTGAGAGGAGTTCTTGCTCACGACTCAGCCCCGGATACTGGCAAAATCATGGTAAAGGCAGTCCCTTCTCCAGCGCAACTCTTCACATTGATCGTGCCGCCGTGGCGATGGATGATCTCCTGCACGATGCTCAGTCCCAGGCCAGTGCCGACTCCCACAGGCTTGGTGGTGTAGAAGGGCTCAAATATTTTTTGCTGCAAGTCAGCAGGCACACCGGGGCCGGTGTCACTTATGCTGACGACTATCTGATTACCCTGGCGCCGAGTGCTGATGGTAATAGTGCCCCACTGCTCTATGGCTTGGGCGGCATTGATGAGCAGGTTCATAAAGACCTGGTTGAGCTGTTGGGGATAGCAGCGCACCAAGGGGACCTCTGCGTAATCCCGCACAACTTCGGCCTTGTGATGCAGTTCGTTGGCCACGATGCCAAGGGTGCTCTCCAGGCACTCGTGTATATCGGCGAGCTGTTCGCCGGTGTCGTCAAGCCGAGCAAAGCCCTTGAGGTTCAAAACAATCCGGCTGACCCGTTCCGTACCCTCCAGGGACTCGGATACCAGGTCATCCAGGTCATCTATGAGCATGTCAATTCGCAACTGCTGACGGTGCTGGTGCAGTTGCTCCCACAGCTGCGGCGAGTGCTTCTGCGCCAGCTCCTGCTCCTGCTGCAGGTAGCGCTTGAGCTTATCGCTGTAGCTATGCAGTACTTCCAGGTTGCCGCTGACAAAGCCAATGGGGTTGTTGATATCGTGAGCAATACCGGCGGCTAGCTGCCCGATGCAGGCCATTTTGTCCTGCTGCAGTATGGTTGTCTGCTGGGCCTGCAGATCCCGGTAAGTGGTCTGCAGATCCTGGTTGAGTTGATGCAGCTCCTGAGTACGTTCCCGCACACGCTCCTCCAACGCCTCGTTTAACTGCCCCAGGTTTTCTTCCGCCCGCTTACGCTCGCGCACTTCCTTTTCAAGCTGCATATTGGTGCTGGCCTGGTTATCCAGCTCAAGCTGCAGCTGCTGGTGTGCCTGGTGCAGGCGCCGGTCGGTGCGTCCAAGTATAATGTAGGCAAAGATGAAAAGTCCCAGACACAGGGTCAGGCTGAAGGTGGTGATGGTGATAATGAAGATGCGAAACGCACGGACTTCGTCGGTCATGTCTTTGAACATGACAAACTCGCCCACAATTTTTCCTGAAGCGTCTGGCAGGGGAAATGACCTGGCACGCAAGTTACGTTGGTTGAGGTTGAGCGACAAGCCGGAATCAGCTGCCAGGAGTTCACTGTTCATGATGCGTTGTGTATCTGCATTTGTCAGCTCCAGGGTGTGATCCACTACCACCTGTTCGGCAAGCAGATCCCATTCAGCCGTGCGACCCAGCATCTGCATGCCGTTTTCCCAGTCCGACTGCTCCAAATGTTCCTTGTTAATGGTAATGAGGAAGTCAATATGGGTAATGGTTTTAAGCTCCTGGAGGATCTGGTCTATTTCCTGTCCCAGTTCAATATAACCAAGGAGCTCATCATCCATGTGCCAGGGGTAGACCAGCCGCAGGGTAAAGGTCCCGGTGCTGCCCAGCTCAAGTCCCCAAAAGGGGTTATCGCTTTGTATGGCCTGGAGTTTTGTGTAGCGCATTGAAGCAGCTTCCACACGCTCCGGTTGGTAGACGCGCAAAAATGTGTTGCCACTTTGATCGTGAAAGTAGAAGTGGGTGATATTTTGCCCACTGGAGATGCGCTGAAACAGAGTTGAGCCATGGTGCAGCAACATTTCGCGATCAGCATTCAGCATGGCATCCTGAAAACGGTGACGATCGGCAATGATCTCGGCTATTGACAGCATGGTCATGCTGCGGTTGTGGGTGAGGCTGGCAAATATCTGCTGCACGCGCTGATAGCGGTTTTCAAGACTGCTGGCGTAGTCATCCAGGCGAATTTGATAGCTGGCGTAAATAAATGTGCCCAGTAAAACCGCGAATGTTAGTGTCAACGGGATAATTACCTGGCGGCGAACTCGGTACTTGCCCGGCATGGCTCCTCCATGATTCTTTTAGCTGTATAAATAGTAGCATAAATTTATGGTAAGTGAACCAGCCGGCCGCTACTGATTTGAGATTAGCTGCGCTGGACGAATAAGCGTAAGGAATGCTGAGGGGAAGAGGAATGAGCAGGGACAAAGGGATAAAAGTGCTATAACTATTAGAGAGTTGAGCGATGGTTCCTGCTCCCTATCACCTATTCTCCATTCTCTATCCTCATAAAGAAAAAATACGTGCAACTGTGCTTTGATGACACATTTTCGTTGAAGTCAGAAAAATGTTTCTGTATTGTGGAGGGTGTTTAGTTATATGATTCCTTGCGCTTTGAAGCTTTTGCAGGAACACTTTTCGGTTTAGGGTAGCTATTTGTTTCATTTTCCATTTCCGCGTCGCAAAAGCGACGACACTGTTCTTTTTGGTGCAGAATTTACGCCCAGTGGGGTGGCAGTAGCCTGTATTCAGCGTGAGCGGGGCCGCTTGGAGCTGCTCCATTGTCAGTTTCTGCCTGCTGACAAGAGCTCCCAACGTGAGGTTTTGCGGGATTTTGTCTACCGTCATGGGCTGGCGGGCACTTCCTGCGCCGTAGTGCTTCACCCTTCCCAGTATCAGTTGCTTTTTGTTGATCGCCCTGAAGGGGTTCCGGTGGCTGAGCTGGCGGAAGCTTTGCGCTGGCGGGTGAAGGACCTCATTCAGGTTCCGGTGGCGGAAGCGGTAATTGAGGCGATTGCTTTGCCGCAAGATGCTTTTCGCGGGCGTATGGAGATGACCTATGCCATGGTGACTTCGCAGCAGACGGTGCAGGAGACGGTGCGCATGGTCAAATCCAGCGGGCTTGCGCTGAAGTTTATCGATGTTGGGGAAATGGCTCTGCGTAATTTGGGACTGCTTCTGCGAAGCGCCGATGAGAGTATTGGTGTGCTGCGTCTGGAAGAGCAGGGAGGCAGTATAACCTTGATGCAGTCGGATTTCCTCTATCTATGCCGGCGCATCGAAAGCGGCCTTGCCTCTCTGCAGAGCAGTGAGGATGGAGAAGCGGGTATAGTCGAGGATCCCAACTTCGCCTTTTTAGCACCTGCCAGTGATCCAGCTGAGGGGCTTTTGTTGGAGATTCAGCGCTCCCTTGACTACTACGAGAGTCAGATAGGCAAGGGGACGGTCAATCGTGTTTTTGTCATGCCGGTAGAAGCGGAGTTACCCCTGGGTTTTTTGCAGGAAAGGTTGGGTATAGCCATAGAAAGAGTGGACATAAGCAAGATTCTGCACACTGACTTGCATTTGGGTACCGAGGTTCAACAAGCCTGTATTTGTGCCATCGGTGGCGCACTGCGCCAGGGGGGCGAATAGGCATGCAGCAGCAGATAAACTTTTATCAGGAACAGTTTCGCGAAAAGCCGATTACTTTGCCCACCAGGCGACTGGCAGTTATTATCGCAGTGGTATTGACTTTTTTTGCAATGCTCAGTGCCTGGCAAATATTTAGCCTCAGTCGGGTTAACAGTACCTTGGCGCAATGGCAGGAACGTCACCATGAGGCTCAGCAGCAAGTGGAAACCTACACACAGCTTTATCCCAAGCCACAACTGGATGCCAGTCTGGATGGTCGCATTGAGCAGACCAGAAGTCAGTTGGGGCAGCAGCAACAACTGCTTGGGCTGTTGCAGGGTGAAGGGTCTCGCTACAATCTCAGTGGTTTTTCTGCCCATCTGGTGGCCCTGGCCCGCCAGACGGTGGATGGTGCCTGGCTTACTAATATCCTTCTTTACGATGGGGGACAGAATATTGCCCTCATGGGAACTGCCAACAGCGCCAGTCAGGTTCCGGTGCTACTGAATGCCCTTTCCCGCGAGGAGCCCTATCAGGGACAGCGATTTGGAAACTTTGCCATGGCGCGTCAGCAACAGGATCATAGCGGTGTGGCCCACTTTTCCGTTGGTACTGCGCGACCCACTCAATTGACCATCGAAACCGAAGGACGCAGTCCGTTGGAGCGTTACATGCAACAGCGAACGGTTCAATAGCAGGAAGGGCGATTCATGGAAAAACTTCGCCAGTTCTGGCGGCACACCTGCGATAATCTTGATCAGCGTACCCCAAGGGAGCGCACCATGATACTGGTGCTGGCCCTGATGGTCATCATATTAGGCTGGACATGGCTCATCTCTAGCCCCACAACCAGCGCTATGCAGGAGGCACGGCAGCAAAGTGAAAGACTGCAACAAGAGATTGTGGTGCTGCAGGCCGAGGCAGAGCGTATTCACCAACAGTATCTGGACGATCCCAATCGACCACTTCGGCAAACCTTGCAGGAATTGCAAGGACAGCAGGCTGCTTTGGATGTGCGTATTGACCGGGCTTTGGAAAAGATGATCGACCCCACCACTATGGTGCAACTGCTGCGGGATCTTTTGCAGAGCCAGAAGAACCTGACTTTGGTGCGCCTGGAAAGTATTCAGGGTGGTCCGGTAGAAGTGTATCGCAATCGGGCCGAAGCAGAAGCCTCGGGCTTGCCACGCCCTTATCGTCACGGTTTGCGCCTGGAGCTGGAGGGTGACTTTTTCAGCTTTCTGGAGTATCTGCGCGGGGTGGAGGCGTTGCCCTGGAACCTTTATTGGGAGACCTTGGAGTACCAGGTGGTGAACCACCCTCGGGCACGTATCTATCTGGAAATTTACACATTGGGAACACAGGAGAACTGGATTGGTGTATAGCAAATTATTTGCATTTGTGTTGCTGACAGCTGCGTCTCTTGTTACTGCGACGATGGCTGGAACGAGCGGCCTGCAAGACCCCACTCGCCCCCAGATGCTGCGCCCCGTGGTAGCTACTCCAGAACAGCTCATGCAGTCGGTGGAAGAAAAGCGACGGGACTACCGGATAGATATGATAGTTGTAGGCAGCTCACCCTGGGTGGTCATCGATGGTGAACGTTACCGTGAGGGTGATCCCTTTGGCGATGGCATTATTCAGCGCATTACTCGCACTCAAATTACAATACGAACTCCGGAGGGGGAAACATGGAATATAGACGTTCAGCCATCCTGATTGGTACCATACTTTTGCTGCTGGTTATTGCCGGTTGTGCCAAGTCACCGACACAGCAGCCTCTGCTGCCCTCTGAGGAGCGCCAGGCAATGCCAACATTCGATGATTCGTTTGAGCAGGCGGAGCCTGGTACTGAACTGGATTCCAGCCAACTACCACCGGCCATTTTACCTTCACCTTTCGCGCCGGTATCTCCCCTGGCCGGGCTTACCCCCGTCTCCATTCGTGCCAATGAAACGCCGCTGCGTACAATCCTTAATATTGTGGCTGAGGATGCCGGGCTCAATGTGGTCTTTCACCGTGGAGTTCCCCAGCGCGAACCCCTGAGCCTGGTGCTGGACGAGACACCTTTTGAAGAAGCCCTGGATACCATAATGGAAATTAGCGGCTGCTACTATCAGTTGCGGGGTCACTCGCTGCATGTTCATCGTTTCGAAACCCGTACCTTCAGTGTCCCCTACGTTCACACCCGCTCTTCCTTTACCTCTAACCTTGGCGGCGATGTGTTGGGAGGCAGTGGAGCAGGTTCCAATTATCGGGGCGAATTTTCCATGCGCTACGATAACCCAGAAGAGATGAACGATTTTTACCAGCACATTCACGACAATGTGGAGAGTCTGCTTTCGGAAGAGGGTCGTCTGGTTATGAACCGCTTCAGCGGCATACTCAGTGTGACGGATCACCGTTCCAATGTAGATCGTATTGAAGATATGCTCAAACAGATTCTTGATCACTCCATGAAGCAGGTACTGATAGAGGCGCAGATCTTTGAGGTGGTGCTCAACGACTCATACTCCCTGGGGATCAACTGGAGCGACGTGCTGAGTCGGGGCGACGGGACGTTTTCCCTGGCTCAGGCCACGTCTGGCGGGGCCGACACTGTCACCGGCAGTATTCGCTATACGCGGAACAACTTTCAGGGTGTGCTGGATGTTATGCAGACCGCGGGCAATGTGCAGACCCTCTCCAATCCGCGCATTCGGGTGATGAACAGCCAGACTGCCATTATTGCATCGGGGCGCATTACTCCTTTCTGGACCAAACGAGTAGATTACAGCGAAGTTGGCGGTCAGATCAATCGCATAGAAACCTACGATCGCCGCGATGTGCTCTCGGGAATATCCATGGGGGTGACACCGGTCATTACCAACGATGGAACCATAATGCTCAACGTCATTCCCGTATCTACCAACTTTGAGGAAATTGATCACCAGCGCGACAGCAGTGGCGACCTGATTGTCTCTGCTCCGGTGGTGAACATGAAAGAGGCGGGAACCATCATTCGGGTACAGGACGATGACATGGTGATTATTGGCGGCCTGATATCCACATCGACGCGGGAAGAGAGCCAGTCGGTGCTGGGACTGGCCGCTATTCCCTGGTTAGGACATCTGTTTCGTGGAGTATCTACCGTCGAAGAGAAGCGGGAGCTGGTTATTTTCCTGCGTATACGCTCATTGGAGGTGTAGATTATGAAACCACAAATCCTTGCGGCGTCTTTGGCTCTGGTAGCCAGCTTGACTGTTAACCCGGTTGCGGCCGAAACTTTTGATGCTACAACTTCCGCCCATATGCTTAATGTACGCTCTGGGCCTGGTACCAATCACTCCATAGTAGGGGTCATTCGCCAGGGAGACCGGGTGCAGGTACAAGGCGCTCACACCGCCACCAGTGGCAACACCTGGTACCGGGTTCATCTGGAGGATGCAAGTGGTTACGCATCTGGGCGCTACATCGAGCCGCTGGAGGAAAGCAAGCTGGGGCAGATGGCTACGGTAACCCCCCATTATCTCAACATGCGCAGCGCTCCATCAGCCAATGCTGCCGTGGTAGACGTGCTGCCACGGGGTACCCGGCTGGAGGTGGTGCAGCAGCGGGCAGTCAATGGTGCGCCCCAACCCTGGCTGGAAGTGAGCCGCAGTGACGGCAGAAGTGGTTTTGTCTACGCCGCCTATGTCAATGTGGAAAAGAGCGCAGCTGCTATGGCACCAGAAAAGCCAACCGTGGCTGAAGCACCAGCACCGGCTGCCGATTCAACGGTGATAACCACTCAAGAGCAGGGCGCTACTCTTGCTCCAATCAATCCACGTCAGCGGGTGCGGCTGCTGGTACTGGCGGATCAGGCGTATACCGAGGGGCGACTCCATGAGAGTATGGAGCACTACGAAACTATAGCCTGGAGCGAAGAGGCGCCCCGTCAGGCGCTGGTGAACCTGCTTTACCTGTATGGTCGATTCCACTATCACCACCGGGCCGAAGAAGTATTGCAGCAGTATCCCGACCACACCTCAGCCCTGGCCTACGCCTATGGAGCCGGCTATCTGGAAGACGGGCGCCCTCCCCTGGGGGACCTTGAGGAGATGTTGCTCAGCTATCGAGATAATGATCGCCACGGAACGGTACACTTTTTGCTGGGCTTTCTCTATGAGCGTCACACCCAGCATGAGCAGGCGTTGGCGTACTATCGCAGTGCTTATTTACGGGACCGCAGCAATGGACACTTTGCCTACGCCTACGCCCGCAGCAGCGAGTTGACGGGCACCTATCAGCGGGCCCACAGCCTTTATGCCGAAGTGCTGCAGTATGGTGACCAGGACTTGCATCACCACGCCCGCAGCCGTATGCAGGTACTGGCTCAGATTTATTGATAGATGAAGAAACGAGGATTTGCTCCATGAACCAACCCCCGAAAAAGCTGCGCATTGGCGATATGCTGGTTGAAGCAGAACTCATCACCCAGGAGCAGCTGATGCAGGCTCTGGATGAGCAAAAGCGCACCGGCAAAAAACTGGGCCGTGCCCTGATTGATATGGGAATGGTCAAGGAGGATCAGTTCCTGCGGCTGCTGGCGGAAAAGGCACGACTGCCTTTTGTGGAGCTTAAGCATTACAAGTTCAAGGATGAACAGGTAAAGAAGCTGCCCGAATCCCTGGCCCGCCGCTTTCGCGCCATAGTCCTCAGTGAGCGGCCCGACGGCACGCTGGTGGGGATGGCGGATCCCATGGATATCTTTGCCATTGACGAGCTGCAACGCGCACTCAAGCGTCCTGTCTTCCCTGCTGTCGTACGGGAGTCAGAGCTGGTGACGGCGCTGGACAATACTTATCACCAGCAGGAGGATATATCCTCCCTGGCCCAGGAGCTGGAAAGCGAGCTCAAGGATACCACCGACTTTGACCTCACCAATTTGATGGGGGGAAACCGAGGCAATACTTCGGAGCTTCTGGTGGTGCGACTGCTGCAGGGGATACTGGAGGATGCCGTACACTCTAACGCTTCTGACGTGCACATTGAGCCTGATGAAAATATTCTGCGCATTCGGCACCGCATTGACGGTGTGCTCCACGAACAGACCATGAAAAAACAACGGATAGATTCAGCCCTGATTATGCGCCTGAAAATTATGTCGGGCCTGGATATTTCCGAAAAGCGTTTGCCCCAGGACGGCCGTTTTTATATCAAAATCAAGGGGCATGCCGTCGATGTGCGGGTTTCCACTTTGCCCAGCCAGTATGGCGAGTCCGCCGTGCTGCGACTGCTGGACCAGTCCCAGGGCATTTTGAGCCTGGAAAAGCTGGGCATGCCACCAGCGATGCTGGAGCGTTTTCGCATGCTCATACATCGTCCCCACGGCATGGTACTGGTGACCGGGCCGACGGGCAGCGGGAAAACCACGACCCTCTATGGTGCCCTGAGCGAGCTGAATACTGCTGAGCGCAAGATTATCACCGCTGAAGATCCGGTGGAGTACCGCCTGCCCCGCATTACCCAGGTGCAGATCAACACCAAGGTCGGGTTGACCTTTGGCAAAGTGCTGCGCTCAGCCCTGCGCCAGGATCCCGACGTTATGCTTATTGGCGAGATGCGGGACCAGGAAACGGCAGAAATCGGCCTGCGGGCCGCCATGACCGGCCATATGGTACTTTCTACCCTGCATACCAACGATGCCATCAGCAGCGCCATGCGACTGGTGGATATGGGAGCCGAGCCCTTTCTCGTGGCAACAGCCCTGCGCGGGATTATTTCT contains:
- a CDS encoding multiheme c-type cytochrome, coding for MFDKLTSWSRYLLIALLVAALALTAGCGSDGSDGAPGAPGEDGLPGADGTPGEGFDISMASAHEAPAPLGAEITSVTADNGEFTVAFTVEGITDEVEVEFTIAKWSEDDNSWVSMLQRNRTRDNDVPVVRASNLRPDPIESENGTFEYTLPDLSGGAHWTHLRPDKKVLDDVTVDRYEGELQEYVSAIVDGVIAAAAWDNDATYRIGVTSRQDERFTAVAYVDGAGNDVTDIPQQVSAETLLSCLDCHGDYGNGQTQFSYHSNRRQDPQLCTSCHNDFTYEAYNSTAEVDGWQVIDMMTMTHTIHAGIGETYAESSDWQKVRFPDWTFGRTDRPSDESPYPLSPGVQNCTACHQEEDYAFNSPLSGDTSCLTCHIDDNPVSSSHYSGDEIIANYQDCGRCHTAETGTTRSIAHMHGVPAALEALELARSTSMRISTTEVGITVPEGIIPVSTP
- a CDS encoding sigma-54-dependent transcriptional regulator; protein product: MEKVLKQRGSNVAKPSAVPVLYVDDERSYGSLFRRALADNERFRVRIATSAHEALEALESFPARIVLTDLLMPRMDGIALLSEIRSRYPNIFVLLVTGVDSATKAVEAMKAGAYDYILKPLDMDMVVRQLEKITQHQHLLQQANELDRQTFRFENLIGRDQAMFALYDKIRQVSSTDSTVLITGESGTGKELIAEAIHTRSPRKDKPFVRVNCAALTETLINSALFGHEKGAFTGASSRKTGFFEEAHGGTILLDEIGDIPISTQVALLRVLEMGSFQRVGGTRTIAVNTRIICATNQDLTQAIQAKKFREDLFYRINVISLHTPPLRERTTDIPLHSQPSCE
- a CDS encoding response regulator, which translates into the protein MSKNSSHILCVDDESNILRTIRRQLQDEPYILHTAPDAASGLQVLQQHPIALVISDYRMPGMDGLEFLQSTLTQFPRVSCILLSGFADLSGVRNTLKDERRIVLLHKPWQANQLRATIRNLLIGAWEYHAKQNDL
- a CDS encoding ATP-binding protein, whose product is MPGKYRVRRQVIIPLTLTFAVLLGTFIYASYQIRLDDYASSLENRYQRVQQIFASLTHNRSMTMLSIAEIIADRHRFQDAMLNADREMLLHHGSTLFQRISSGQNITHFYFHDQSGNTFLRVYQPERVEAASMRYTKLQAIQSDNPFWGLELGSTGTFTLRLVYPWHMDDELLGYIELGQEIDQILQELKTITHIDFLITINKEHLEQSDWENGMQMLGRTAEWDLLAEQVVVDHTLELTNADTQRIMNSELLAADSGLSLNLNQRNLRARSFPLPDASGKIVGEFVMFKDMTDEVRAFRIFIITITTFSLTLCLGLFIFAYIILGRTDRRLHQAHQQLQLELDNQASTNMQLEKEVRERKRAEENLGQLNEALEERVRERTQELHQLNQDLQTTYRDLQAQQTTILQQDKMACIGQLAAGIAHDINNPIGFVSGNLEVLHSYSDKLKRYLQQEQELAQKHSPQLWEQLHQHRQQLRIDMLIDDLDDLVSESLEGTERVSRIVLNLKGFARLDDTGEQLADIHECLESTLGIVANELHHKAEVVRDYAEVPLVRCYPQQLNQVFMNLLINAAQAIEQWGTITISTRRQGNQIVVSISDTGPGVPADLQQKIFEPFYTTKPVGVGTGLGLSIVQEIIHRHGGTINVKSCAGEGTAFTMILPVSGAES
- a CDS encoding PilN domain-containing protein encodes the protein MQQQINFYQEQFREKPITLPTRRLAVIIAVVLTFFAMLSAWQIFSLSRVNSTLAQWQERHHEAQQQVETYTQLYPKPQLDASLDGRIEQTRSQLGQQQQLLGLLQGEGSRYNLSGFSAHLVALARQTVDGAWLTNILLYDGGQNIALMGTANSASQVPVLLNALSREEPYQGQRFGNFAMARQQQDHSGVAHFSVGTARPTQLTIETEGRSPLERYMQQRTVQ
- the gspM gene encoding type II secretion system protein GspM, with translation MEKLRQFWRHTCDNLDQRTPRERTMILVLALMVIILGWTWLISSPTTSAMQEARQQSERLQQEIVVLQAEAERIHQQYLDDPNRPLRQTLQELQGQQAALDVRIDRALEKMIDPTTMVQLLRDLLQSQKNLTLVRLESIQGGPVEVYRNRAEAEASGLPRPYRHGLRLELEGDFFSFLEYLRGVEALPWNLYWETLEYQVVNHPRARIYLEIYTLGTQENWIGV